In Magnetococcales bacterium, one genomic interval encodes:
- a CDS encoding leucine--tRNA ligase, producing the protein MIADDRNPSDNAELRYNPQTIEAKWQQRWERDKTFRAIERADREKFYCLVMFPYPSGRIHMGHVRNYAIGDVIARHQRMLGKNVLNPMGWDAFGMPAENAARKENSHPATWTHGNIAVMRNELKSMGLSYDWDRELATCDPDYAHWEQAIFLKLHERGLVYRKESLVNWDPVDRTVLANEQVIEGRGWRSGALVERRELSQWFLRITAYADELLESLEHLPDWPATVRTMQANWIGRSQGLEFSFRIEGLGETLPVYTTRPDTLMGVTFCSIAAEHPLARRLALENPEAAAFIRECQKTGTSEELLERLEKKGFDTGYRAIHPLTGERIPVYIANFVLMNYGTGAVMAVPAHDQRDFEFARAHGLPVRVVIQPPGPPLEAARLKEAWTGPGTMVHSSPFDGLDNESGKIRVIEEFERLGLGKRQTNYRLRDWGISRQRYWGNPIPMIHCPACGVVPVPEEDLPVRLPQQVDLAVQGNPLDHLESFTRVSCPRCHGAARRETDTMDTFMESSWYFLRYCCRDHREGPLDRKRVDYWMPVDQYIGGIEHAVLHLLYARFFHKALRDEGWVAVDEPFRRLLTQGMVRKDTLRCPTHGWRYPTEVVTGDDGGPVCHECRQAIVVGRNEKMSKSKHNVVDPAELIQGYGADTARLFMLFAAPPQQDLEWSDSGVDGAWRFLNRLWRMVREIAPMVRDTQAAVPTTEDAELKGLRTRIHETIEKVSRDLERFQFNTAIAAVMELVNAGTRHLAERPLTRTDPRDLGLFRELAESAILLLHPLVPHITEELWESLGHTDSLAHHPWPRPDPQALVREEVTIVVQVNGKLRAKITVPADASQAVVESAAHGEATVRHHLQGKTVVKTIVVPGRLVNIVAK; encoded by the coding sequence ATGATCGCCGATGACCGTAATCCCAGTGACAACGCCGAACTCCGTTACAATCCCCAGACCATCGAAGCCAAATGGCAGCAACGATGGGAGCGGGACAAGACCTTTCGGGCGATCGAACGGGCCGACCGGGAAAAATTCTATTGCCTGGTGATGTTTCCCTACCCCTCGGGGCGTATTCACATGGGGCATGTCCGCAACTATGCCATTGGTGATGTCATCGCCCGTCATCAACGGATGCTGGGCAAAAACGTCCTCAATCCCATGGGTTGGGATGCCTTCGGCATGCCCGCCGAGAACGCGGCGCGCAAGGAAAACTCCCACCCCGCCACCTGGACCCATGGCAACATTGCCGTCATGCGCAATGAATTGAAATCCATGGGACTTTCCTACGATTGGGACCGGGAACTCGCCACCTGCGATCCCGACTACGCCCACTGGGAACAGGCGATCTTTCTCAAGCTCCACGAGCGGGGACTGGTCTACCGCAAGGAATCGCTGGTCAACTGGGACCCGGTGGATCGGACGGTCCTGGCCAACGAACAGGTCATCGAGGGCCGTGGATGGCGCAGCGGCGCCCTGGTCGAACGACGGGAATTGTCACAATGGTTTCTCCGGATCACCGCCTATGCCGACGAACTTCTCGAAAGCCTGGAACACCTTCCCGATTGGCCCGCCACCGTCCGCACAATGCAGGCCAACTGGATCGGACGCAGCCAGGGCTTGGAGTTTTCCTTTCGCATCGAAGGTCTCGGCGAAACCCTGCCCGTTTATACCACCCGTCCCGACACCCTCATGGGGGTCACCTTCTGTTCCATCGCCGCCGAGCATCCCCTGGCCCGGCGGCTGGCCCTGGAGAATCCCGAGGCCGCGGCGTTCATCCGCGAATGCCAGAAAACGGGTACCAGCGAGGAACTGCTCGAACGGTTGGAAAAAAAAGGGTTCGATACCGGATACCGGGCGATTCATCCCCTGACCGGGGAACGGATACCGGTTTACATCGCCAATTTTGTCCTCATGAATTATGGGACCGGAGCGGTCATGGCGGTGCCGGCCCATGACCAGAGGGATTTCGAGTTTGCCCGGGCCCACGGATTGCCGGTCCGCGTCGTCATTCAACCTCCGGGTCCGCCCCTGGAGGCCGCTCGACTGAAAGAGGCATGGACCGGCCCCGGAACCATGGTCCATTCTTCCCCCTTCGACGGCCTGGACAACGAAAGCGGCAAAATACGGGTCATCGAGGAATTCGAGCGTCTGGGGCTGGGAAAACGTCAGACCAACTACCGCCTGCGCGACTGGGGAATTTCCCGACAACGCTACTGGGGCAATCCCATCCCGATGATCCACTGCCCGGCATGCGGGGTTGTCCCGGTCCCCGAGGAGGATCTTCCCGTCCGTCTGCCGCAACAGGTCGATCTGGCCGTCCAGGGAAATCCGCTCGACCATCTGGAATCCTTCACCCGTGTTTCCTGTCCCCGATGCCATGGCGCGGCCCGACGCGAAACCGATACCATGGATACGTTCATGGAATCATCCTGGTATTTTCTGCGCTATTGTTGCCGCGACCATCGGGAAGGACCCCTGGACCGGAAACGGGTCGATTACTGGATGCCGGTCGATCAATACATCGGCGGCATCGAACACGCCGTCTTGCACCTGCTCTACGCCCGGTTCTTCCACAAGGCGTTGCGGGACGAGGGATGGGTGGCGGTGGACGAACCCTTTCGCCGGCTCCTGACCCAGGGGATGGTCCGCAAGGACACATTGCGCTGTCCCACCCATGGCTGGCGCTATCCCACGGAGGTCGTCACCGGGGACGACGGCGGACCGGTCTGTCACGAATGCCGCCAGGCCATCGTCGTCGGGCGCAACGAAAAGATGTCCAAGAGCAAGCACAACGTCGTCGATCCGGCGGAATTGATCCAGGGATATGGCGCGGACACTGCACGTCTTTTCATGCTGTTCGCCGCGCCGCCGCAGCAGGACCTGGAGTGGAGCGACTCGGGCGTGGACGGGGCCTGGCGTTTTCTCAACCGTCTCTGGAGGATGGTCCGCGAGATCGCCCCCATGGTCCGCGACACCCAGGCCGCGGTCCCCACGACGGAGGATGCCGAACTCAAGGGATTGCGCACCCGAATCCATGAAACCATCGAAAAGGTCAGCCGCGATCTGGAACGATTCCAGTTCAACACCGCCATCGCCGCGGTGATGGAACTGGTCAATGCCGGGACCCGGCATCTGGCGGAGCGCCCCCTGACCCGGACCGATCCCCGGGACCTGGGCCTCTTCAGGGAACTGGCCGAGAGTGCCATCCTGCTCCTCCATCCCCTGGTGCCACACATCACCGAGGAACTCTGGGAAAGCCTGGGACACACCGATTCCCTGGCCCATCACCCCTGGCCCCGGCCCGATCCCCAGGCCCTGGTCCGCGAGGAAGTGACCATCGTCGTCCAGGTCAACGGCAAACTGCGGGCGAAGATCACCGTGCCTGCCGATGCGTCCCAGGCCGTCGTGGAATCAGCGGCCCATGGCGAGGCCACCGTTCGTCACCATCTTCAGGGAAAGACCGTTGTGAAAACCATCGTCGTTCCCGGTCGATTGGTCAACATTGTCGCCAAATGA
- a CDS encoding methyl-accepting chemotaxis protein, translating to MKWHHGLRFKVVLVILVSLTFMGFVFSYQSHQEAQQSIQRQTMETAHVFREIIHSQINVRGKDQSLVIESLLNDKGIIAAFAAQDRKSLLDMTLPFFKDRMLPQYKMNQFQFHLPPAISFLRVHEPAKFGDDLSSFRKTVIVTNQSKKPVVGLEVGRGGPGLRVVYPVFQGDRHLGSMELGGSLAEVFSVARETTKLDFAIGIKESVFNAAKRFADSKSDEVIGDTLFYSFSEPYVRPLLLLTREQALETPMTIDGKTWMASRFPISDFSNQEIGEIRVFNDVTHLLADARQRIVHKIIFIGILVCIVGIGLFSLLQRLILKPMHAIVATTEHLAQGNLTIAMEAKHREDEFGILIGAMATMVGNLRHLIAGIVGNSGPLTTSSNELNQVAAELSAGAGELRQKGETVNTIAGNLNHNMTGVEEAVQAMSGYMTEVLKSAQDINHNMATISAAAEEASANLGTVANAAGNQSEGMIKVREATERSSENIGTIASAVEQMNASLNGVKERCAIAAAESDEANRAVESNGEVMTKLAQSAQEIMMVVGLIRDIAEQTNMLALNAAIEAAGAGDAGKGFAVVANEVKDLARQTGDATQQIQNKIQLIQDHTNSVNNAMEGMNQRVKRIRQANGDILDAMLEQSNSVNEITRSMGEVARETESVSHLMGDITNEVNEVGRSVQEIALGINEVTRNVSSASLGVEGMTHSVEKTSDHGEKITHAVAETVFQAVELTNHMGEVLKAAERMFALSATVTDGAIDAQRIAGMLDQELRRFKV from the coding sequence ATGAAATGGCATCACGGTTTACGATTCAAGGTCGTTCTGGTCATCCTCGTGTCCCTGACGTTCATGGGGTTCGTCTTCAGTTATCAGAGCCATCAGGAAGCGCAACAGTCGATTCAGCGTCAGACGATGGAGACGGCCCATGTATTCCGTGAAATCATCCACAGCCAGATCAATGTCCGTGGCAAGGATCAATCCCTGGTCATCGAATCCCTGCTCAACGACAAGGGGATCATCGCCGCCTTCGCCGCCCAGGATCGCAAGTCCCTCCTGGACATGACCCTTCCCTTCTTCAAGGACCGGATGCTGCCCCAGTACAAGATGAACCAATTCCAGTTTCATCTGCCGCCGGCGATCAGTTTTCTGCGCGTTCACGAACCGGCCAAATTCGGCGACGACCTTTCTTCCTTTCGCAAGACGGTCATCGTGACGAACCAGTCCAAAAAACCGGTCGTCGGCCTGGAGGTGGGACGTGGGGGTCCTGGTCTCAGGGTGGTGTATCCGGTGTTTCAGGGGGATCGTCACCTTGGTTCGATGGAACTCGGCGGCAGCCTGGCGGAGGTCTTTTCGGTCGCCCGGGAGACGACAAAACTTGATTTTGCCATCGGCATCAAGGAATCGGTGTTCAACGCCGCCAAACGCTTCGCCGACAGCAAATCGGATGAAGTGATCGGCGATACCCTTTTCTACAGTTTTTCCGAACCTTATGTCCGCCCCCTGCTGTTATTGACCAGGGAGCAGGCCCTGGAAACCCCCATGACGATCGATGGGAAGACATGGATGGCCTCCCGTTTTCCGATCAGCGACTTCAGCAATCAGGAAATCGGTGAAATCCGGGTCTTCAACGATGTGACCCATCTGTTGGCGGATGCCCGGCAACGGATCGTCCACAAAATCATTTTCATCGGCATATTGGTTTGCATCGTCGGTATCGGCCTGTTTTCGCTGCTGCAACGGCTGATCCTGAAACCGATGCACGCGATCGTCGCCACGACCGAACATCTTGCCCAGGGCAATCTGACCATTGCCATGGAAGCGAAACATCGGGAAGACGAGTTTGGCATTTTGATCGGGGCGATGGCGACCATGGTCGGCAATCTGCGGCATCTGATCGCGGGGATCGTCGGGAATTCGGGTCCGTTGACGACAAGTTCCAATGAATTGAACCAGGTTGCCGCCGAGCTTTCAGCGGGGGCGGGTGAACTGCGTCAAAAGGGGGAAACGGTCAACACCATCGCCGGGAACCTCAACCACAACATGACCGGGGTCGAGGAGGCGGTCCAGGCGATGTCCGGATACATGACCGAAGTGCTCAAGTCGGCCCAGGACATCAACCATAACATGGCCACCATCTCTGCCGCCGCCGAGGAGGCCTCCGCCAATCTGGGCACCGTCGCCAATGCCGCCGGCAATCAGTCCGAGGGGATGATCAAGGTACGCGAGGCCACCGAGCGCTCCAGCGAAAACATCGGCACCATCGCCTCGGCGGTGGAACAGATGAACGCCTCGCTCAACGGCGTCAAGGAACGGTGCGCCATCGCCGCCGCCGAATCGGACGAGGCCAATCGCGCCGTCGAATCCAATGGCGAAGTGATGACCAAGCTGGCACAATCGGCCCAGGAAATCATGATGGTGGTCGGGTTGATCCGCGACATCGCCGAGCAGACCAACATGCTGGCCCTGAATGCCGCCATCGAGGCCGCGGGCGCGGGTGATGCGGGCAAGGGATTCGCGGTGGTGGCCAACGAGGTCAAGGACCTCGCCCGGCAAACCGGGGATGCGACCCAACAGATCCAGAACAAGATTCAACTCATCCAGGATCATACCAACAGCGTCAACAACGCCATGGAAGGGATGAATCAAAGGGTCAAACGGATCCGTCAGGCCAATGGCGACATTCTGGATGCCATGCTCGAACAATCCAATTCGGTCAACGAAATCACCCGTTCCATGGGTGAGGTCGCCCGGGAAACCGAATCGGTGTCGCACCTGATGGGAGACATCACCAACGAAGTCAACGAGGTCGGACGCAGCGTTCAGGAAATCGCCCTGGGCATCAACGAGGTCACCCGGAACGTCTCCTCCGCCTCCCTGGGGGTGGAAGGGATGACCCACTCGGTGGAGAAAACCTCGGACCATGGTGAAAAGATCACCCATGCCGTCGCCGAAACCGTTTTCCAGGCCGTGGAACTGACCAACCACATGGGCGAGGTCCTCAAGGCGGCGGAACGAATGTTCGCCTTGAGCGCCACCGTCACCGACGGCGCCATCGACGCCCAACGGATCGCCGGAATGCTGGATCAGGAACTGCGGCGATTCAAGGTTTGA
- a CDS encoding bacteriohemerythrin: protein MDKIIKTGITRGMFWIEVPEAGLRVLCGCPGDSVKHLIKRGLIVTKEKNGVVFETGPNAILLSDVMVQNGEFSNLAEFPVLQMLYKQGLILPNHPNNSGEKPLLIGMPEQVTAQLQYIYRGNYGLVSREEIMKTGMDRVRADEIMRMKLRFAFGRILPTSAFLDTRLLAGEHEPVAIRNGVSIKRKSTNIFEFEYRGETVAVDLNLKEGDRYPPPYPLGFQKIKREYFGVIHSGDGDGWDTNRPGMSSILMFQGRLFLIDAGPNLAINLAALGIGLEEIEGVFLTHIHDDHFAGITTLLRAGHKIKFYSTRLVRATAEKKVAALLSMEEERFRDYFEIHDLALDAWNNVDGLEVKPILSPHPVETTILLFRALWVGGHKTYAHYADIVSLDILEGMVTEDDSKNGVTRALFEQVRAEYLQPVDIKKIDIGGGMIHGVARDFLGDRSGKLLLSHTSQEPTAEEKRIGSSASHGTADILIPAATDFSRHSAFGHLRSYLPDAPFDQIRILLNCRPVFFNPGEIILKEGEVPAHILLILSGMVESIHATENTISQLSVGTLVGEMVAMHHLPVESTIRASGYVQALEIPSQLYIELIERNDLFRKLERTWDLRSFLLSTSLFGEGVSHPVLGRIVDTLEIRRCQAGDLFTCRDLGALNMVRSGRFARLVGGETIDILGEGDFFGEEGAVFNIPCLFRVQAIEAAETLQISGELVKDIPIVRWKLFESYLKRAQRIVYSGKGSARLAWKDEFGIHNAQMDTHHKKLVEIANSIIEIVHSSQDRNSLERAFEGLVDYTHYHFASEENLMEEYGYPELERHRAIHRALVSRVLDYREEIASRETLDGVDFESFFRDWIVGHILNEDRKYSVFLNERCVF, encoded by the coding sequence ATGGACAAGATCATAAAAACGGGCATCACCAGGGGGATGTTCTGGATCGAAGTGCCCGAGGCGGGACTGCGCGTTCTCTGCGGCTGTCCGGGAGACAGCGTCAAGCATTTGATCAAGCGGGGGCTGATCGTTACCAAGGAAAAAAACGGGGTCGTCTTCGAGACCGGTCCCAACGCCATCCTTCTTTCCGACGTCATGGTGCAAAATGGCGAATTTTCCAATCTGGCCGAATTTCCCGTATTGCAGATGCTCTACAAGCAGGGGCTGATCCTGCCGAATCATCCCAACAATTCCGGGGAAAAACCCCTGTTGATCGGGATGCCGGAACAGGTCACTGCCCAGCTGCAATACATTTACCGCGGCAATTACGGTCTGGTTTCCCGGGAAGAAATCATGAAGACCGGCATGGATCGGGTGCGGGCCGACGAGATCATGCGCATGAAGCTCCGTTTCGCCTTTGGCCGGATCCTGCCGACATCGGCGTTTCTCGATACCCGCCTCCTGGCCGGAGAACATGAGCCGGTGGCGATTCGCAACGGGGTATCCATCAAGAGGAAATCGACCAACATTTTCGAATTCGAATATCGCGGTGAAACCGTCGCGGTCGATCTCAACCTGAAGGAGGGGGACCGGTATCCACCACCCTATCCCCTGGGATTCCAGAAAATAAAGCGGGAATATTTCGGCGTGATCCATTCGGGGGACGGGGATGGATGGGATACCAATCGACCCGGCATGTCGAGCATTCTCATGTTCCAGGGGCGTCTGTTCCTGATCGACGCCGGTCCCAACCTGGCCATCAATCTTGCCGCCCTGGGGATCGGCCTGGAAGAGATCGAGGGGGTGTTTCTGACCCACATTCACGATGATCATTTCGCCGGGATCACGACTTTGTTGCGGGCGGGTCACAAGATCAAATTCTATTCCACCCGGCTGGTGCGGGCGACGGCGGAAAAAAAAGTGGCCGCCCTTCTGTCGATGGAGGAAGAACGGTTTCGGGATTATTTCGAGATTCACGATCTGGCCCTGGATGCCTGGAACAATGTCGATGGCCTCGAAGTCAAACCAATCCTGTCGCCGCATCCGGTGGAAACCACCATTCTGCTGTTCCGGGCGTTGTGGGTCGGGGGACACAAAACCTATGCCCATTATGCCGACATCGTTTCCCTCGATATCCTCGAAGGGATGGTGACGGAGGACGACAGCAAAAACGGGGTGACCCGGGCCTTGTTCGAGCAGGTCCGGGCCGAATATCTGCAACCGGTCGATATCAAGAAAATCGATATTGGCGGGGGAATGATCCATGGCGTCGCCCGGGATTTTCTGGGAGACCGATCGGGCAAACTGCTCCTGTCCCATACATCCCAGGAGCCGACCGCGGAAGAAAAAAGGATCGGTTCGAGCGCTTCCCACGGGACTGCCGATATACTCATCCCCGCCGCCACCGATTTTTCACGGCACAGCGCGTTTGGCCATCTGCGCTCCTACCTTCCCGATGCCCCGTTCGATCAGATTCGCATCCTTCTCAATTGCCGCCCGGTATTTTTCAATCCCGGAGAAATCATCCTCAAGGAAGGGGAGGTTCCGGCCCATATTCTCCTCATCCTTTCGGGCATGGTCGAAAGCATCCATGCCACCGAAAACACGATCAGCCAGCTTTCGGTCGGCACCCTCGTCGGCGAGATGGTGGCCATGCACCATCTTCCGGTCGAGTCAACCATCCGCGCCTCCGGGTATGTGCAGGCCCTGGAAATTCCGTCCCAGCTTTACATCGAACTGATCGAACGAAACGATCTTTTCCGCAAGTTGGAGCGGACCTGGGACCTTCGTTCGTTTCTTCTTTCCACGAGTCTGTTCGGCGAAGGGGTGTCCCATCCGGTATTGGGCCGGATCGTGGATACTCTGGAAATACGGCGCTGCCAAGCGGGGGATTTGTTCACCTGCCGCGATCTGGGAGCCCTCAACATGGTCCGCTCGGGGCGTTTCGCCCGGTTGGTGGGCGGGGAAACCATCGACATCCTTGGCGAAGGTGACTTCTTCGGCGAGGAGGGGGCGGTGTTCAACATTCCCTGCCTGTTTCGCGTTCAGGCGATCGAAGCGGCGGAAACGTTGCAAATATCCGGCGAACTCGTCAAGGATATTCCGATCGTTCGCTGGAAACTTTTCGAGTCCTACCTGAAAAGGGCGCAACGAATCGTCTATTCCGGCAAGGGCTCCGCCCGGCTCGCCTGGAAGGATGAGTTTGGCATCCATAACGCCCAGATGGATACACACCATAAGAAACTGGTGGAAATCGCCAACAGCATCATCGAGATCGTCCACTCGTCACAGGACAGAAACTCCCTGGAACGCGCCTTCGAGGGATTGGTGGATTATACCCACTACCATTTCGCCTCCGAGGAAAACCTTATGGAAGAATATGGCTACCCGGAATTGGAACGACATCGCGCCATTCACCGCGCCCTGGTCTCCCGGGTCCTGGACTACAGGGAAGAAATCGCGTCCAGGGAGACCCTGGACGGGGTCGATTTTGAATCATTCTTCCGCGATTGGATCGTGGGGCACATCCTGAACGAAGATCGCAAATACTCGGTGTTTCTCAACGAACGGTGCGTTTTTTGA